From one Amphiura filiformis chromosome 13, Afil_fr2py, whole genome shotgun sequence genomic stretch:
- the LOC140167630 gene encoding uncharacterized protein has translation MDQAAQLQQFWAVVLNGTPKYCSPYNTIPILDPTVAGDYLFLQEITAILPIPFMVVGILTNLVFLLAVLRATNIRNAVNIYLGNLAVVDIIFLTTIAGVYIDRKYTKPAIYHETLFGCYFMSAAEAVVFYATICLITLALIHHLCVKPSEGFAKVAAVGNIATWIVALVFGCLAAIQYGKVWRLCFVWPKFPAVFQYLPNGYDKCAPGPIQDKHYAFYLELIKTATFFVGFLANIILYVLVCRKKSSEDSNPDMTNQVSRLLVVNGIVIFLCHTINRVLNIFNAMTIFFGKPALDQETTAFLTLTGNGLVYLNSSIRPVIHAVCSRAYRGGYWTGLTGHSIEVEDSAVKDAKDTNK, from the coding sequence ATGGACCAAGCAGCACAGCTTCAGCAATTTTGGGCGGTAGTGCTAAACGGTACACCCAAGTATTGTTCTCCATATAACACCATACCAATTCTAGATCCGACGGTAGCTGGTGATTATCTGTTTCTTCAAGAAATCACGGCCATACTACCCATTCCGTTTATGGTCGTCGGTATACTCACCAATCTGGTATTTCTCTTAGCCGTTCTCCGCGCGACCAATATACGAAATGCCGTAAATATATATCTCGGCAATCTTGCTGTGGTTGATATCATTTTTCTTACGACCATCGCTGGTGTTTACATCGATAGGAAGTACACGAAGCCGGCAATCTACCATGAGACTTTGTTTGGTTGCTACTTTATGTCAGCTGCCGAGGCTGTTGTATTTTACGCAACGATATGTTTGATAACTCTGGCTCTTATCCATCACCTGTGCGTCAAACCGTCGGAAGGTTTTGCTAAAGTAGCAGCAGTAGGGAATATAGCAACATGGATTGTAGCACTCGTCTTCGGATGTCTTGCTGCTATTCAATACGGCAAAGTCTGGCGTCTGTGCTTTGTATGGCCCAAATTTCCTGCAGTATTTCAATATCTCCCAAACGGTTATGATAAATGTGCCCCAGGTCCGATTCAGGACAAACATTATGCTTTCTATCTTGAGTTGATAAAGACTGCTACGTTCTTCGTCGGTTTCTTGGCCAACATCATCCTGTATGTGCTCGTTTGCAGGAAAAAATCCTCTGAAGACTCTAACCCAGATATGACTAACCAGGTTTCTCGCTTACTCGTTGTCAATGGGATTGTCATCTTTCTCTGCCACACCATCAATCGCGTTCTCAACATCTTCAATGCCATGACTATTTTCTTTGGGAAACCTGCTTTAGATCAAGAAACGACCGCTTTCCTGACGCTTACCGGGAATGGCCTTGTTTACCTGAATTCATCCATTCGACCAGTGATCCACGCTGTTTGTAGCCGTGCGTATAGAGGAGGGTATTGGACGGGGTTAACAGGACATAGTATCGAAGTGGAAGATAGCGCGGTTAAAGATGCAAAAGACACAAACAAGTAG